One Nocardioides aromaticivorans genomic window carries:
- a CDS encoding sugar ABC transporter ATP-binding protein: MTTTGGEGREPEGRAAAPLLRMAGITKQFSSVRALDGIDLEVAAGEVHCLLGQNGAGKSTLIKILSASYQPDEGTIWWKGEEVRFGHPQAAIDAGVATIYQELDLVPGLTVAENVFLGHEISTVGFSRRAATNRRAQEILARLGHGEISPTQLVGDLSPAGQQVVSMARALSHEVDLLILDEPSAVLDSGEVENLFRVIRALTAQGVAIVYISHRLEEIRQIGDRITVLKDGSTVATGLPAATTPTADLIKLMTGRSIEYVFPERSREAAPGEVVLEVSELSLDGVFDDVSFDVRAGEIVGLAGLVGSGRTEILEAVYGARRASSGTVTVDGRRLRRGAVHAAVAAGMGLAPEERKSQGLLLDQAVFANISVSSMKDFQRVGFIQRAREKAKASELVASLDVRPRNISRHVRTMSGGNQQKVVVARWLLRGCRVLLLDEPSRGVDVGARAEIYKLIRSLADSGVAVVVVSSEVEEVLGLADRVLVIREGCVVHESASHEIDESRVLDLVMEGTPA; the protein is encoded by the coding sequence GTGACCACCACCGGCGGCGAGGGCCGCGAACCCGAAGGCCGCGCGGCCGCCCCGCTGCTGCGGATGGCCGGCATCACCAAGCAGTTCTCCTCGGTGCGGGCCCTCGACGGCATCGACCTCGAGGTCGCGGCGGGCGAGGTCCACTGCCTGCTGGGGCAGAACGGCGCCGGCAAGTCGACGCTGATCAAGATCCTCTCGGCGTCGTACCAGCCGGACGAGGGGACGATCTGGTGGAAGGGCGAGGAGGTCCGCTTCGGCCATCCGCAGGCGGCGATCGACGCGGGCGTCGCCACGATCTACCAGGAGCTCGACCTCGTGCCCGGGCTGACGGTCGCGGAGAACGTCTTCCTGGGCCACGAGATCTCGACCGTCGGGTTCTCGCGGCGCGCGGCGACCAACCGCCGGGCGCAGGAGATCCTGGCCCGGCTCGGCCACGGGGAGATCAGCCCCACGCAGCTGGTCGGCGACCTGTCGCCGGCGGGCCAGCAGGTGGTCAGCATGGCGCGCGCCCTCTCCCACGAGGTCGACCTCCTCATCCTCGACGAGCCCTCGGCCGTCCTGGACAGCGGCGAGGTCGAGAACCTCTTCCGGGTCATCCGCGCCCTCACCGCCCAGGGCGTCGCGATCGTCTACATCTCCCACCGTCTCGAGGAGATCCGCCAGATCGGCGACCGGATCACCGTCCTCAAGGACGGCTCCACGGTCGCCACCGGACTGCCCGCGGCGACGACGCCCACCGCCGACCTCATCAAGCTGATGACCGGCCGGTCGATCGAGTACGTCTTCCCGGAGCGCAGCCGGGAGGCGGCGCCCGGCGAGGTCGTGCTCGAGGTCAGCGAGCTCTCGCTCGACGGTGTCTTCGACGACGTCAGCTTCGACGTCCGGGCCGGCGAGATCGTCGGCCTGGCCGGCCTGGTCGGCTCCGGGCGCACCGAGATCCTCGAGGCCGTGTACGGCGCCCGCCGGGCCAGCTCCGGCACGGTCACCGTCGACGGGAGGCGCCTGCGCCGTGGCGCCGTCCACGCCGCGGTCGCCGCGGGCATGGGCCTCGCCCCCGAGGAGCGCAAGAGCCAGGGCCTGCTGCTCGACCAGGCGGTCTTCGCCAACATCTCGGTCTCGTCGATGAAGGACTTCCAGCGGGTCGGCTTCATCCAGCGGGCCCGCGAGAAGGCGAAGGCCAGCGAGCTGGTCGCCTCCCTCGACGTACGCCCCCGCAACATCTCGCGGCACGTGCGGACCATGTCGGGCGGCAACCAGCAGAAGGTCGTGGTGGCCCGATGGCTGCTGCGCGGCTGCCGGGTGCTGCTCCTCGACGAGCCCAGCCGCGGCGTCGACGTGGGCGCGCGGGCCGAGATCTACAAGCTGATCCGCTCCCTGGCCGATTCCGGGGTCGCGGTCGTCGTCGTGTCGAGCGAGGTCGAGGAAGTCCTCGGCCTCGCCGACCGGGTCCTGGTGATCCGCGAAGGCTGCGTCGTGCACGAGAGCGCCTCTCACGAAATCGACGAGTCCCGGGTCCTCGACCTGGTCATGGAAGGAACCCCCGCATGA
- a CDS encoding ABC transporter permease produces the protein MSDQTTSAAVPAVASTESSQAMDAHGSHRTKGSTTTWLAEAGFFRMLGLIIALALLCIVGAVTAGDRFVDSDNLLTILRLSTVIGVVAIGMTFVITGGGIDLSVGAILALSSVWATTLATRQMAQDTHWIVMVLTALAVGAGCGLVNGVLIAYGKVVAFIATLAMFVSARGLAEIISEKKTQIATDVPGYFDFFTAKPLGIDMSIWIFAVVAVAGWVLLNRTTFGRRTFAVGGNPEAARLAGINVRRHTVLLYVLVGVCCAIGALLIVARTTTGSSTHGQLLELDAIAAVVIGGTLLAGGRGTITGTVLGVLIFTTLTNVFTLNNRDNSEQSLLKGVIIVAAVLLQQWLASRKSTN, from the coding sequence ATGAGCGACCAGACCACCAGCGCCGCCGTACCGGCCGTCGCCTCGACCGAGTCGTCGCAGGCCATGGACGCCCACGGGTCGCACCGCACCAAGGGGAGCACGACGACGTGGCTGGCCGAGGCGGGCTTCTTCCGCATGCTCGGCCTGATCATCGCGCTCGCGCTGCTGTGCATCGTCGGGGCGGTGACGGCGGGCGACCGGTTCGTCGACAGCGACAACCTGCTCACCATCCTGCGACTCTCCACGGTGATCGGCGTGGTCGCGATCGGGATGACCTTCGTGATCACGGGCGGCGGTATCGACCTGTCGGTCGGCGCGATCCTCGCCCTCTCCTCCGTGTGGGCGACCACGCTCGCGACGCGGCAGATGGCCCAGGACACGCACTGGATCGTGATGGTGCTGACCGCCCTCGCGGTCGGCGCCGGGTGCGGTCTCGTGAACGGCGTCCTGATCGCCTACGGCAAGGTGGTCGCCTTCATCGCCACGCTGGCGATGTTCGTCTCCGCCCGCGGGCTGGCGGAGATCATCTCAGAGAAGAAGACGCAGATCGCCACGGACGTCCCGGGGTACTTCGACTTCTTCACCGCCAAGCCGCTCGGCATCGACATGTCCATCTGGATCTTCGCCGTGGTCGCCGTCGCTGGCTGGGTCCTGCTCAACCGCACGACCTTCGGCCGTCGTACCTTCGCGGTCGGCGGCAACCCGGAGGCCGCCCGCCTGGCCGGCATCAACGTGCGTCGCCACACCGTGCTGCTCTACGTCCTGGTCGGCGTCTGCTGCGCCATCGGCGCCCTGCTCATCGTCGCCCGCACCACGACCGGGTCCTCGACGCACGGCCAGCTGCTCGAGCTGGACGCGATCGCCGCCGTGGTCATCGGCGGCACGCTCCTGGCCGGCGGCCGCGGCACCATCACCGGCACCGTCCTGGGCGTCCTCATCTTCACGACCCTCACCAACGTCTTCACGCTCAACAACAGGGACAACTCGGAGCAGTCCCTGCTCAAGGGCGTGATCATCGTCGCCGCCGTCCTGCTCCAGCAGTGGTTGGCGTCTCGGAAGAGCACCAACTGA
- a CDS encoding ROK family transcriptional regulator produces the protein MTTGLDGDVLRRLRDAGPQTKSQLAEWLGVPRTTLTTSLQSLAASGHIEDGPLAPSSGGRRSVTVRTTSDRVVVALSLGERRVRIAVLDGHLAIESGVSIDLQDRGTDPDPITATVRRATEQVLAGRVPVAFGIAAAGSAPLTPEDLADFLEEDYPGTPVATIPAVRAMALGEHRSGEARGIDDFVAVRLGDTVTVATMAGGHLSAGGSGRAGEIGHLRVEEFGPACVCGLTGCLDSFVSSVALVAQATDLAQRGRSGTLANVLARSGALDLADLVAAGRAGDPAVAQLARELGQRLGGVLATLVAQGDPLRVVIGGPVAALGAHVLGDLRTTVYRLAPARLAENLDIVLSELGDHAVLIGAGSTAWEAWIAALGR, from the coding sequence GTGACGACCGGGCTCGACGGCGACGTGCTGCGGCGGCTCCGCGACGCGGGGCCGCAGACCAAGTCACAGCTCGCGGAGTGGCTGGGCGTGCCGCGGACCACCCTCACCACCTCGCTGCAGTCGCTCGCGGCCTCCGGCCACATCGAGGACGGGCCGCTCGCGCCCAGCTCCGGTGGCCGGCGCTCGGTGACGGTGCGCACGACGTCCGACCGCGTCGTGGTCGCGCTCTCCCTGGGTGAGCGCCGGGTGCGGATCGCCGTCCTCGACGGGCACCTCGCGATCGAGAGCGGCGTGAGCATCGACCTGCAGGACCGCGGGACGGACCCGGACCCGATCACGGCCACCGTCCGGCGCGCGACCGAGCAGGTCCTCGCCGGCCGCGTCCCGGTGGCGTTCGGCATCGCTGCCGCCGGATCCGCACCCCTGACACCCGAGGACCTGGCCGACTTCCTCGAGGAGGACTATCCCGGTACGCCGGTGGCGACCATCCCCGCCGTCCGCGCCATGGCGCTGGGGGAGCACCGCTCGGGCGAGGCCCGCGGCATCGACGACTTCGTGGCCGTGCGCCTCGGCGACACCGTCACCGTGGCCACGATGGCGGGCGGGCACCTGAGCGCCGGCGGCTCGGGTCGGGCCGGCGAGATCGGCCACCTCCGCGTCGAGGAGTTCGGGCCGGCCTGCGTGTGCGGCCTGACCGGCTGCCTCGACTCCTTCGTCAGCTCGGTGGCGCTGGTGGCGCAGGCGACCGACCTCGCCCAGCGCGGGCGGTCGGGCACCCTCGCCAACGTGCTCGCGCGCTCGGGCGCGCTCGACCTCGCCGACCTGGTCGCGGCCGGCCGCGCCGGTGACCCGGCCGTGGCGCAGCTGGCCCGCGAGCTCGGTCAGCGGCTGGGCGGCGTGCTCGCCACCCTCGTCGCCCAGGGCGACCCGCTGCGCGTGGTCATCGGAGGACCGGTGGCCGCCCTCGGGGCCCACGTGCTCGGGGACCTGCGGACCACCGTCTACCGGCTGGCGCCGGCGCGGTTGGCCGAGAACCTCGACATCGTGCTCAGCGAGCTCGGCGACCACGCCGTCCTCATCGGCGCCGGTTCGACGGCGTGGGAGGCGTGGATCGCGGCGCTCGGACGCTGA
- the xylA gene encoding xylose isomerase yields MTDPYQPVPEDKFSFGLWTVGWEGVDVFGPASRPPLDPVESTYKLAELGAAAVTFHDDDLLPDDSTRDVTLKRFEQALSESGLRCEMVTTNLFSHPVFKEGGLTANDRTVRRYALAKVLRNIDLAASLGAETFVMWGGREGAEHGASKHIPAALDRMAEALNIVCAYVKEQGHHLRFALEPKPNEPRGDILLPTIGHALALISELEHPEMVGLNPEVGHEEMAGLNFAHGIAQAMWHGKLFHVDLNGQHGPRFDQDLRFGAGNLRGAFWTVDTLLGGGQAAPYQGYVHFDFKPPRAEGLDGVWESARGCMRNYLILRERALAFRADPEVRAALDAARVEELSTPTVAPGEPLSALRDADYDLAALTARSVAMEALDQLAMDHLLGAR; encoded by the coding sequence ATGACCGACCCGTACCAGCCCGTCCCCGAGGACAAGTTCTCCTTCGGTCTCTGGACCGTCGGATGGGAGGGCGTCGACGTCTTCGGCCCGGCCAGCAGGCCGCCGCTCGACCCGGTCGAGAGCACCTACAAGCTCGCCGAGCTCGGCGCCGCCGCCGTCACCTTCCACGACGACGACCTGCTGCCCGACGACAGCACCCGCGACGTGACCCTCAAGCGCTTCGAGCAGGCGCTGTCCGAGAGCGGCCTCCGCTGCGAGATGGTGACCACGAACCTGTTCAGCCACCCGGTCTTCAAGGAGGGCGGACTCACCGCCAACGACCGGACGGTACGCCGCTACGCGCTCGCCAAGGTGCTGCGCAATATCGACCTGGCGGCCTCGCTCGGCGCGGAGACCTTCGTGATGTGGGGCGGGCGCGAGGGCGCCGAGCACGGCGCCAGCAAGCACATCCCGGCCGCGCTCGACCGCATGGCCGAGGCGCTCAACATCGTCTGTGCCTACGTGAAGGAGCAGGGCCACCACCTCCGCTTCGCCCTCGAGCCCAAGCCCAACGAGCCGCGCGGCGACATCCTGCTGCCGACGATCGGGCACGCCCTCGCCCTCATCTCCGAGCTCGAGCACCCCGAGATGGTCGGCCTGAACCCCGAGGTCGGCCACGAGGAGATGGCGGGACTGAACTTCGCGCACGGCATCGCGCAGGCGATGTGGCACGGCAAGCTCTTCCACGTCGACCTCAACGGCCAGCACGGCCCGCGCTTCGACCAGGACCTGCGCTTCGGCGCCGGCAACCTGCGGGGGGCCTTCTGGACCGTGGACACGCTGCTCGGCGGCGGCCAGGCGGCGCCGTACCAGGGCTATGTGCACTTCGACTTCAAGCCGCCCCGGGCCGAGGGCCTCGACGGGGTCTGGGAGTCGGCGCGCGGCTGCATGCGCAACTACCTGATCCTGCGGGAGCGGGCGCTCGCCTTCCGCGCCGACCCCGAGGTCCGCGCGGCGCTCGACGCGGCGCGGGTCGAGGAGCTCTCCACCCCCACCGTGGCGCCGGGCGAGCCGCTGTCGGCGCTGCGTGACGCGGACTACGACCTGGCCGCCCTGACCGCACGCAGCGTGGCCATGGAGGCGCTCGACCAGCTGGCGATGGACCACCTGCTCGGCGCCCGCTGA
- a CDS encoding substrate-binding domain-containing protein, translating into MSLKQMSAVHKKAAAALAVVAVLGLSACTSNDPDDGNDNLKGGTSDAEAGSNDEAGDKITIGFSAPAADHGWMASITESTKAVAENYEDVELVVAEGTNDPQVQIQQIETFINDKVDAIVLLPFDGAALTPIALEAMEAGIPVVNVDREFNDPNAARVTVLGDNYGMGVSAGEYICSQAGDDSDAVVAEIAGIDSLPLTQDRSKGFKDALKECGLDVDNRVAADFTVQGGEEAATNLLQAAPKIDYLWNHDDDQGVGVLAAIDNAGRDEFVMIGGAGSKNAMEAIKAGNSVLKATVIYPSTQGADGLKLARLLAQEKSVDDLVEVEVPRQVQLYAPVVTADNVDKYLPSAFTS; encoded by the coding sequence ATGTCCCTCAAGCAGATGTCCGCCGTGCACAAGAAGGCGGCCGCCGCGCTCGCCGTGGTCGCCGTGCTCGGCCTCAGCGCCTGCACCAGCAACGACCCCGACGACGGCAACGACAACCTCAAGGGCGGCACGTCCGACGCCGAGGCGGGTTCCAACGACGAGGCCGGCGACAAGATCACGATCGGCTTCTCGGCCCCGGCAGCCGACCACGGCTGGATGGCGTCGATCACCGAGTCGACCAAGGCCGTCGCCGAGAACTACGAGGACGTGGAGCTGGTGGTCGCCGAGGGGACCAACGACCCGCAGGTCCAGATCCAGCAGATCGAGACCTTCATCAACGACAAGGTCGACGCCATCGTGCTGCTGCCGTTCGACGGCGCCGCGCTGACCCCGATCGCCCTGGAGGCGATGGAGGCCGGCATCCCGGTCGTCAACGTCGACCGAGAGTTCAACGACCCCAACGCCGCCCGCGTGACGGTGCTCGGCGACAACTACGGCATGGGCGTCTCGGCAGGGGAGTACATCTGCTCCCAGGCCGGCGACGACTCCGACGCGGTCGTGGCCGAGATCGCGGGCATCGACTCGCTGCCCCTGACCCAGGACCGCAGCAAGGGCTTCAAGGACGCCCTGAAGGAGTGCGGCCTCGACGTCGACAACCGGGTCGCCGCCGACTTCACCGTCCAGGGTGGCGAGGAGGCCGCGACCAACCTCCTGCAGGCCGCGCCGAAGATCGACTACCTCTGGAACCACGACGACGACCAGGGTGTCGGCGTCCTCGCGGCGATCGACAACGCCGGTCGCGACGAGTTCGTGATGATCGGCGGCGCCGGCTCGAAGAACGCCATGGAGGCGATCAAGGCCGGCAACAGCGTGCTCAAGGCGACCGTCATCTACCCGTCCACGCAGGGTGCCGACGGCCTCAAGCTGGCCCGCCTGCTCGCCCAGGAGAAGTCGGTCGACGACCTCGTCGAGGTCGAGGTGCCGCGCCAGGTCCAGCTCTACGCCCCGGTCGTGACCGCGGACAACGTCGACAAGTACCTGCCGAGCGCCTTCACGTCCTGA
- a CDS encoding Gfo/Idh/MocA family protein, translating to MSSDTPQTSGSTGAVLNIGMVGHSFMGAAHSQAWRSAGRFFDLPLAPVMQVLGGRDEARTAAAAARLGWNQHVTDWRELVHREDVDVVDICTPGDSHAEIAIAALAAGKHVLCEKPLANSVAEAEEMTRAAAEAAQRGVRAMVGFTYRRVPAIALARKLVADGRLGTVRHVRAQYLQDWIADPEAPLSWRLQKERAGSGSLGDIGAHVIDLAQYITGDAITEVSGHLETFVKERPLAAEHAGLSGTASEERGEVTVDDAAMFLARFASGAAGVFEATRFATGRKNAIRIEVNGSLGSLAFDFEDMNVLQFFDATLADEEAGFRRILVTEPTHPYVAAWWPPGHGLGYEHGFTHQVVDLVTAIADGTQPTPTFADGLQIQRVLDAVETSSATRTWQEITA from the coding sequence ATGTCCTCGGACACCCCCCAGACCAGCGGTTCCACCGGCGCCGTCCTCAACATCGGCATGGTCGGCCACTCGTTCATGGGTGCCGCCCACTCGCAGGCGTGGCGCTCCGCCGGGCGCTTCTTCGACCTGCCGCTCGCCCCGGTGATGCAGGTCCTCGGCGGGCGCGACGAAGCCCGTACGGCGGCCGCCGCCGCCCGGCTCGGGTGGAACCAGCACGTCACCGACTGGCGTGAGCTCGTCCACCGCGAGGACGTCGACGTGGTCGACATCTGCACCCCGGGCGACTCGCACGCGGAGATCGCCATCGCCGCCCTGGCCGCCGGCAAGCACGTCCTGTGCGAGAAGCCGCTGGCCAACTCGGTGGCCGAGGCCGAGGAGATGACCCGTGCCGCCGCGGAGGCGGCGCAGCGCGGCGTACGCGCGATGGTGGGCTTCACCTACCGCCGGGTGCCGGCGATCGCCCTGGCCCGCAAGCTGGTCGCCGACGGCCGGCTGGGCACCGTCCGCCACGTCCGCGCGCAGTACCTCCAGGACTGGATCGCCGACCCGGAGGCGCCGCTCTCGTGGCGGCTGCAGAAGGAGCGCGCCGGCTCGGGGTCGCTGGGCGACATCGGCGCCCACGTCATCGACCTCGCGCAGTACATCACCGGCGACGCGATCACCGAGGTCTCCGGCCACCTGGAGACCTTCGTCAAGGAGCGCCCCCTCGCGGCCGAGCACGCCGGCCTCTCCGGCACCGCGTCGGAGGAGCGCGGCGAGGTCACCGTCGACGACGCCGCGATGTTCCTGGCCCGCTTCGCGTCCGGCGCGGCCGGGGTCTTCGAGGCGACCCGCTTCGCGACCGGCCGCAAGAACGCGATCCGGATCGAGGTCAACGGCTCGCTCGGCAGCCTCGCCTTCGACTTCGAGGACATGAACGTCCTGCAGTTCTTCGACGCGACCCTCGCGGACGAGGAGGCCGGCTTCCGCCGGATCCTCGTCACCGAGCCGACCCACCCGTACGTCGCCGCCTGGTGGCCGCCCGGCCACGGGCTGGGCTACGAGCACGGCTTCACCCACCAGGTCGTCGACCTGGTGACCGCCATCGCGGACGGCACCCAGCCCACGCCGACCTTCGCCGATGGCCTGCAGATCCAGAGAGTGCTCGACGCCGTCGAGACGAGTTCCGCGACCCGCACCTGGCAGGAGATCACCGCATGA
- a CDS encoding ROK family transcriptional regulator codes for MSTLSHTADHSLANPDVRRSNLGLALRHLRDHGARSRAALAVELGMTRSTVSNLVSELIERGLVSDGQLVQNTVGRPSTAVELDGRTVCGIGAEINVNHVSTMALDLRGEVVEERKLALDARSLDAERVLSHLADLVRETVAGLGQAGATPVGLTVGVAGLYDQTRDLLSHGPNLGWYDVPVGSILREELGSAYPIVVDNEGNLAATAEVTPGDPARQDILVLHGEVGVGGGIVTGGRLLRGSHGYAGEFGHMMVDPRGRQCGCGRQGCWETVSGLRALIEKAADPDDPIRNASMDIDDRLAEINRRADLRDARTLAALEEVGAWVGVGASILANTLNPATIVLTGYYAAVGHHMRPAIERELGAGVVAPGAGGTRVELSTLGFSAAVRGGATASLEVVFADPTRVARRSATGDAK; via the coding sequence GTGTCGACCCTCAGCCACACCGCGGACCACAGCCTCGCCAACCCCGACGTCCGTCGGTCCAACCTCGGCCTGGCGCTGCGCCACCTCCGCGACCACGGGGCGCGGTCACGGGCCGCCCTGGCCGTCGAGCTCGGCATGACCCGGTCGACGGTCTCCAACCTGGTGAGCGAGCTGATCGAGCGCGGGCTCGTCAGCGACGGGCAGCTGGTGCAGAACACCGTCGGCCGGCCGAGCACCGCTGTCGAGCTCGACGGCCGCACGGTCTGCGGCATCGGGGCCGAGATCAACGTCAACCACGTCTCCACGATGGCCCTCGACCTGCGCGGCGAGGTGGTCGAGGAGCGCAAGCTCGCGCTCGACGCCCGCTCGCTCGACGCGGAGCGGGTGCTGTCCCACCTCGCCGACCTGGTCCGCGAGACGGTCGCCGGCCTCGGGCAGGCCGGCGCCACGCCCGTGGGCCTCACGGTCGGCGTCGCCGGGCTCTACGACCAGACGAGGGACCTGCTCAGCCACGGCCCCAACCTCGGTTGGTACGACGTCCCGGTCGGGTCGATCCTCCGTGAGGAGCTCGGGAGCGCCTACCCGATCGTCGTCGACAACGAGGGCAACCTGGCGGCGACCGCCGAGGTCACCCCGGGCGACCCGGCGCGCCAGGACATCCTCGTCCTGCACGGCGAGGTCGGTGTCGGCGGCGGCATCGTCACCGGAGGCCGCCTGCTGCGGGGCAGCCACGGCTACGCCGGCGAGTTCGGCCACATGATGGTCGACCCGCGCGGGCGCCAGTGCGGCTGCGGACGGCAGGGCTGCTGGGAGACCGTGAGCGGCCTGCGGGCCCTGATCGAGAAGGCCGCGGACCCCGACGACCCGATCCGCAACGCGAGCATGGACATCGACGACCGCCTCGCCGAGATCAACCGCAGGGCCGACCTCCGCGACGCGCGGACCCTGGCCGCCCTCGAGGAGGTCGGCGCCTGGGTCGGGGTGGGCGCATCGATCCTGGCCAACACGCTGAACCCGGCCACCATCGTGCTGACCGGCTACTACGCCGCCGTCGGCCACCACATGCGCCCGGCGATCGAGCGCGAGCTCGGCGCGGGCGTGGTCGCCCCCGGTGCCGGCGGCACCCGGGTCGAGCTGTCGACCCTCGGCTTCAGCGCCGCCGTGCGCGGCGGCGCGACCGCATCCCTCGAGGTGGTCTTCGCCGACCCCACCCGAGTGGCCCGTCGATCGGCGACAGGAGACGCGAAGTGA